The Thiorhodovibrio litoralis genome includes a window with the following:
- the soxA gene encoding sulfur oxidation c-type cytochrome SoxA — protein MRYSFVPAIIGLGMLIAAPVMASTPEEDREAWQAYYQKRFPKVPKEDFINGVYAIDPIGRENWEAIEEFPPYETAISNGEEMWNTPFANGKSYSDCFPDGPAIEGKYPYWDKERGMVMTLPLALNECREANGEEPLKYKKGPIADLLSYVAFESRGQIINVEIPADDPRAVEAYEKGKEFYFTRRGQLNFACANCHVNSSGSTLRTEILSPAFGHTTHFPVYRSKWGEMGTLHRRFAGCNKQVRAKPFPAQGEEYRDLEYFMTYMNNGLELNGPGARK, from the coding sequence ATGAGATATTCATTCGTACCGGCCATTATCGGCCTTGGCATGCTGATCGCCGCCCCGGTGATGGCCTCGACCCCGGAGGAGGATCGCGAGGCCTGGCAGGCCTACTACCAGAAACGCTTCCCCAAGGTGCCGAAAGAGGACTTCATCAACGGCGTCTACGCCATCGACCCCATCGGGCGCGAGAACTGGGAGGCGATTGAAGAATTTCCGCCTTACGAAACCGCCATTTCTAATGGCGAGGAAATGTGGAACACGCCCTTCGCCAACGGCAAGAGTTATAGCGACTGTTTCCCCGACGGTCCGGCCATTGAAGGAAAATACCCCTATTGGGACAAGGAGCGAGGCATGGTCATGACCCTGCCTCTGGCGCTCAATGAATGCCGCGAGGCCAATGGCGAGGAGCCGCTGAAATACAAGAAAGGCCCCATTGCCGATCTGCTGTCTTACGTCGCCTTTGAGTCGCGCGGACAGATAATCAATGTCGAGATTCCGGCGGATGACCCGCGCGCGGTTGAGGCTTACGAGAAAGGCAAGGAGTTTTACTTCACGCGCCGCGGCCAGCTGAATTTTGCCTGCGCCAACTGTCACGTGAACAGTTCCGGAAGCACCCTGCGTACTGAAATTCTCAGCCCTGCCTTTGGCCACACCACGCACTTTCCGGTCTATCGCTCCAAGTGGGGCGAGATGGGGACCCTGCACCGACGCTTTGCCGGGTGCAACAAGCAGGTGCGCGCCAAGCCGTTTCCAGCCCAGGGCGAGGAATACCGCGATCTGGAATACTTCATGACCTACATGAACAATGGTCTGGAGCTTAATGGCCCGGGAGCGCGCAAGTAG
- the soxX gene encoding sulfur oxidation c-type cytochrome SoxX — MMFLFSPERQRTGLAFGLASMLVLGTGSAMAMELDALTLNGNADAGRAVAMDRSTGNCIACHVLPGGEAPGAIGPPLVAMQTRYPSKHAVAERVWDATVKAPDAAMPPFGRHNILTEQQFVDVVEYVWGL; from the coding sequence ATGATGTTCCTATTTTCACCCGAACGACAGAGAACTGGGCTGGCCTTCGGTCTTGCCTCGATGCTCGTGCTCGGGACTGGCTCGGCCATGGCGATGGAGCTCGACGCCCTAACGCTCAATGGCAATGCCGATGCCGGTCGTGCCGTGGCCATGGACCGTTCGACTGGAAACTGCATTGCCTGTCATGTGCTGCCTGGCGGGGAAGCCCCGGGAGCCATCGGTCCGCCCCTGGTCGCCATGCAGACACGCTATCCCAGCAAGCATGCGGTGGCTGAACGGGTATGGGATGCGACGGTCAAGGCACCGGACGCCGCCATGCCACCCTTTGGTCGGCATAATATCCTGACCGAACAGCAATTCGTCGATGTCGTGGAATACGTGTGGGGACTTTGA
- a CDS encoding response regulator transcription factor — protein sequence MKQNPTMIDDNPKAFIVDDDADVCDAIALLMSSVGIASESYGSAWAFLSCFDPRRRGCLILDVRMPDMSGLELQDRLAEQPIHPPVIIITGHGDVPMAVRAVKRGAVDFLEKPFNDTVLLEAVQRAFALDADQRTRLHRQTQAEERLNRLTRRERQILELIVAGKRNKVIAADLEISQSTVEAHRAKIMDKLEARSLSDLMRLMLPLDGD from the coding sequence GTGAAACAGAATCCAACGATGATCGATGACAACCCCAAGGCGTTTATTGTCGACGATGACGCCGACGTTTGTGACGCCATCGCGCTGCTGATGAGCTCAGTCGGTATTGCCAGCGAAAGCTATGGCTCGGCCTGGGCCTTTCTGTCCTGTTTCGATCCGCGCCGCCGCGGATGCTTGATTCTGGATGTGCGCATGCCTGACATGAGCGGGCTTGAGCTGCAGGATCGTCTCGCCGAGCAGCCGATTCATCCGCCGGTGATCATCATCACCGGGCATGGCGATGTGCCTATGGCCGTGCGCGCGGTCAAGCGCGGCGCGGTGGATTTTCTCGAGAAACCCTTCAATGACACCGTGCTGCTCGAGGCGGTCCAGCGCGCTTTCGCGCTTGATGCCGATCAGCGCACTCGCCTGCACCGCCAGACGCAAGCGGAGGAGCGCTTGAACCGGCTGACGCGGCGCGAACGCCAGATTCTGGAGTTGATCGTCGCTGGCAAGCGCAACAAAGTGATTGCCGCCGATCTGGAGATCAGCCAGTCGACGGTTGAGGCCCACCGCGCCAAGATTATGGACAAGCTCGAAGCGCGCTCCCTGTCGGACTTAATGCGGCTGATGCTGCCGCTGGATGGCGACTGA
- a CDS encoding two-component system sensor histidine kinase NtrB, translating to MRRGQGSHRRVLGLNAIAWVMLGAPRLVNAAGAPGERVGESSEIFAVVVALGLLGWLLLRMRRLNTRLADTNVRLEQCESFVLDSVAEGVFGIDLSGRITFANRAFEEMTGWRGADLVGQERHELLHHTHADGEPYPRESCPIHATLEDGKARIVDDDLFWRSDGSWFPVEYSVTPLLDRRGQIMGSVVVIRDVTERRSLAERVRSLEMQQAHAARINMLGEMVSGIGHELNQPLTAIATNARASLRLIESGRTQCADCTTVLDKIAVQAERAAEVIRHMRRFSRKEPTESARVAVADLFETILVLMREDARRADAVLQSEIQPAALAVLAQQTQIEQVLINLARNGIEAMAEGGRERRVLLLQAHARGREEVEIRVVDTGLGLSRGLSQHLFEPFVTTKPQGIGLGLSISARIVETHGSHLQWETTPGIGTSFFFRLPRADTAARGLAGKEMDG from the coding sequence ATGAGACGGGGGCAAGGCAGTCACCGGCGGGTGCTCGGGCTCAATGCGATTGCCTGGGTGATGCTCGGGGCGCCGAGACTCGTCAATGCGGCAGGGGCGCCTGGTGAACGGGTAGGGGAGTCCTCTGAAATCTTTGCCGTTGTCGTGGCGCTCGGCCTGCTGGGCTGGTTACTGCTGCGCATGCGCCGGCTGAACACGCGCCTGGCGGATACCAATGTCAGACTCGAGCAGTGCGAGTCCTTCGTGCTGGATTCCGTCGCCGAAGGGGTATTTGGAATCGATCTCAGCGGACGGATCACCTTTGCCAATCGCGCCTTTGAGGAAATGACCGGCTGGCGGGGGGCTGATCTGGTCGGGCAGGAGCGCCACGAGCTCTTGCATCACACCCATGCAGACGGCGAGCCCTATCCGCGTGAGAGCTGTCCGATTCATGCGACGCTGGAGGATGGGAAGGCGCGTATTGTTGATGATGATCTTTTCTGGCGCAGCGATGGGAGCTGGTTTCCGGTGGAGTACAGCGTCACGCCGCTGCTCGACCGCCGCGGGCAGATCATGGGCAGCGTGGTGGTCATCCGCGATGTGACCGAACGTCGCAGCTTGGCCGAGCGCGTCCGTTCGCTGGAGATGCAACAGGCACATGCCGCGCGCATCAACATGCTTGGCGAAATGGTCTCGGGCATCGGCCACGAGCTCAACCAGCCGCTGACGGCCATTGCTACCAATGCGCGCGCGAGCCTGCGGCTGATCGAATCCGGACGGACCCAATGTGCGGACTGCACAACCGTGCTGGATAAAATCGCCGTGCAAGCGGAGCGGGCGGCCGAGGTCATCCGACACATGCGCAGGTTCTCGCGCAAGGAACCGACCGAGAGCGCCCGGGTGGCGGTGGCGGATCTGTTCGAGACTATTTTGGTGCTGATGCGCGAGGATGCACGGCGCGCCGATGCCGTATTGCAAAGTGAGATTCAGCCGGCAGCGCTTGCCGTGCTGGCGCAGCAAACCCAGATCGAGCAGGTGCTGATCAACCTGGCCCGCAATGGAATTGAGGCCATGGCTGAGGGCGGGCGCGAGCGGCGGGTGCTTTTGTTACAGGCACATGCGCGTGGGCGCGAGGAGGTCGAAATCCGGGTGGTGGATACGGGGCTTGGCTTGTCGCGCGGTCTGTCGCAACATTTGTTCGAGCCCTTCGTGACCACCAAACCGCAGGGCATTGGGCTCGGGCTGTCGATCAGCGCGCGCATTGTCGAGACGCACGGCAGTCACCTCCAGTGGGAGACCACGCCGGGAATCGGCACGAGCTTTTTCTTTCGTTTGCCGCGGGCGGACACCGCCGCGCGCGGACTGGCCGGGAAGGAAATGGATGGGTGA